One Gossypium raimondii isolate GPD5lz chromosome 3, ASM2569854v1, whole genome shotgun sequence genomic window carries:
- the LOC105797270 gene encoding receptor protein-tyrosine kinase CEPR1 — translation MASKADFLLLAVLFSFMFLSCRAMKHDQSKFFNLMKASLSGKALSDWDVIGGKPYCNFTGVNCNDRGYVEVLNFTGWSLSGIFPDDVCFHLPELRVLDISRNNFHGNFLNGIVNCSSLEVFNMSSIYLRTKLPDFSKLVSLRVLDLSYNRFIGDFPMSITNLTNLEVLYFNENDKLKPWQLPDNISRLSKLRIMVFTTCMLYGRIPASIGNATSLVDLELSGNFLSGQIPKELGLLKNLKQLELYYNQYLSGTIPEELGNLTELIDLDMSVNRLSGNIPVSICRLPKLQFLQIYNNSLTGEIPGEIAESTTLTILSLYGNYLSGQVPRNLGRSAPMIALDLSENNITGPIPTGVCRGGKLLYLLMLDNKFSGNLPESYANCKSLLRFRVSNNHLEGWIPEGLFGLPHVSIIDLADNSFTGRFPNSFGNARNLSELFLQNNKVSGFLPPGISGAVNLVKIDLSNNLLSGSIPSQIGNLKNLNLLMLQGNNLSSGIPESFSLLKSLNVLDLSNNHLTGNIPESLSELLPNSMNFSNNQLSGPIPLSLIKGGLVESFSGNPGLCAPIHVQNFPICSHFYNQKKLNSMWAIIVSVLAITIAAVLLLKRRLSKQRAVMEHDETLSSSFFSYDVKSFHRICFNQHEILEAMVDKNIVGHGGSGTVYRIELQNGHVVAVKKLWSKTYKDSGSKDQLVFDKGLKTEVETLGNIRHKNIVKLYSYFSNLDCNLLVYEYMLNGNLWDALHNGRFDLDWPIRHRIALGVAQGLAYLHHDILPPIIHRDIKSTNILLDVDYHPKVADFGIAKVLQARGGKDSTTTVIAGTYGYLAPEYAYSNKATTKCDVYSFGVVLMELITGKKPVETDFGENKNIVLWISAKLETKEGVVEVLDKKLSKTFKEEMVKVLRIAMRCTCKNPSQRPTMNEVVQLLIESEPFRLDSSCKSPSKIKEAANANKIKNQSDI, via the exons ATGGCATCAAAAGCTGATTTTCTCCTTCTAGCTGTGTTGtttagttttatgtttttgtcttGTCGAGCCATGAAACATGATCAATCCAAGTTCTTCAACTTAATGAAAGCATCTTTATCGGGAAAGGCCTTATCTGATTGGGATGTTATTGGAGGGAAACCTTATTGCAATTTCACCGGAGTTAACTGCAACGATCGAGGCTATGTTGAAGTTCTTAACTTCACCGGCTGGTCACTGTCCGGCATCTTTCCCGACGACGTGTGCTTTCATCTGCCGGAGCTTCGTGTTCTGGATATCAGCCGCAACAATTTCCATGGCAACTTTCTGAACGGAATCGTGAATTGTTCTTCCCTGGAAGTGTTCAATATGAGTTCCATATATTTAAGAACAAAGCTTCCGGATTTCTCCAAACTGGTCTCTTTACGTGTTCTTGACTTGTCGTACAATCGCTTCATAGGCGATTTCCCCATGTCCATAACTAATCTTACCAATCTCGAGGTGCTCTACTTTAATGAAAACGATAAATTAAAGCCATGGCAACTTCCGGACAACATTTCCAGGCTTTCCAAGCTCAGAATTATGGTTTTCACGACATGCATGTTGTATGGTCGGATCCCAGCATCAATCGGAAACGCGACATCGCTTGTTGATCTCGAGTTGAGTGGGAATTTCCTGTCCGGTCAAATTCCTAAGGAGCTTGGATTGCTGAAGAACTTGAAGCAGCTTGAACTGTATTACAACCAGTACTTATCTGGGACAATACCCGAAGAACTTGGAAACCTGACAGAGCTTATAGATTTGGACATGTCGGTGAATCGATTGAGTGGAAACATTCCAGTGTCTATATGTCGACTTCCAAAACTTCAATTCCTTCAGATTTATAACAACAGTCTTACAGGAGAAATCCCTGGTGAAATTGCAGAGTCAACAACTTTGACAATCCTTTCACTTTATGGAAACTACTTATCGGGACAGGTTCCACGAAATCTGGGGCGTTCGGCGCCTATGATTGCTCTCGACTTGTCGGAGAACAATATTACAGGTCCAATACCGACAGGGGTTTGTCGAGGAGGTAAACTGTTGTATTTGCTTATGTTAGATAACAAGTTTTCTGGGAACTTGCCTGAAAGTTATGCAAACTGCAAATCCCTTTTAAGGTTTCGAGTTTCTAATAACCATTTGGAGGGATGGATCCCTGAAGGACTGTTCGGTCTCCCACATGTTTCGATCATTGATTTAGCTGACAATAGTTTCACGGGTCGTTTCCCAAATTCATTTGGAAATGCTAGGAATTTATCCGAACTGTTCTTGCAGAACAATAAGGTGTCTGGCTTTTTACCTCCTGGAATCTCTGGAGCTGTCAACCTGGTCAAGATTGACCTCAGCAACAATCTTTTGTCTGGTTCAATTCCTTCACAAATTGGGAATCTAAAGAATCTGAATTTACTTATGTTGCAAGGTAACAATCTCAGTTCTGGGATCCCCGAATCGTTTTCTTTGTTGAAATCTCTTAATGTTCTTGATCTTTCCAACAATCACTTGACTGGTAACATTCCAGAGAGTCTGAGTGAGCTTTTGCCTAACTCCATGAACTTTTCAAACAATCAACTTTCTGGTCCAATCCCTCTGTCATTGATTAAAGGAGGGTTGGTTGAAAGCTTTTCAGGCAATCCAGGTCTTTGTGCTCCAATCCATGTCCAAAATTTCCCCATATGTTCACACTTTTACAACCAAAAGAAGCTAAACTCGATGTGGGCAATCATAGTTTCTGTCTTAGCCATTACAATTGCAGCTGTCTTGTTACTCAAACGTCGTTTGAGTAAACAAAGAGCTGTAATGGAACATGATGAGACCTTGTCCTCATCATTCTTTTCATATGATGTGAAAAGCTTCCATAGGATATGTTTTAACCAACATGAGATCCTTGAAGCAATGGTTGATAAGAACATTGTAGGCCATGGAGGATCTGGCACAGTGTATAGAATCGAATTGCAGAACGGACATGTTGTTGCGGTGAAGAAACTATGGAGCAAAACATATAAAGACTCGGGTTCCAAAGATCAGTTGGTTTTCGACAAAGGATTGAAGACAGAGGTCGAAACTCTAGGAAACATAAGGCACAAGAACATAGTCAAACTGTATAGTTACTTTTCGAACTTGGATTGTAACCTGTTGGTTTATGAATACATGTTGAATGGTAACCTTTGGGATGCTCTCCATAATGGAAGGTTCGATCTGGATTGGCCGATTCGACATCGAATCGCACTCGGGGTTGCACAGGGTTTGGCATATCTTCACCATGATATTTTGCCACCCATCATTCACCGAGACATCAAGTCGACTAACATCCTACTCGACGTCGATTACCATCCGAAAGTTGCAGATTTCGGAATAGCCAAGGTTTTGCAAGCTAGAGGAGGGAAAGATTCTACCACTACTGTCATTGCAGGCACCTATGGCTACTTGGCCCCTG AATATGCATATTCAAATAAAGCGACAACCAAGTGCGACGTGTATAGTTTCGGAGTGGTCTTAATGGAACTAATAACCGGAAAAAAACCAGTGGAGACCGATTTCGGAGAAAACAAGAACATCGTGCTCTGGATCTCGGCGAAACTGGAGACAAAGGAAGGTGTTGTGGAGGTGTTAGACAAGAAGTTGTCCAAGACATTCAAGGAGGAAATGGTTAAAGTTCTAAGGATTGCAATGCGGTGTACATGCAAGAATCCATCACAACGTCCAACCATGAACGAGGTTGTTCAGTTGTTGATTGAATCAGAGCCTTTCAGATTAGATTCTTCTTGTAAGTCACCAAGTAAGATCAAAGAAGCAGCGAATGCCAACAAAATAAAGAACCAATCAGATATATGA